One Odontesthes bonariensis isolate fOdoBon6 chromosome 17, fOdoBon6.hap1, whole genome shotgun sequence genomic window carries:
- the mapre3a gene encoding microtubule-associated protein RP/EB family member 3a isoform X1, producing MAVNVYATSVSIDNLSRHDMLAWVNDSLHLTYTKIEQLCSGAAYCQFMDMLFPGCILLKKVKFQAKLEHEFIHNFKVLQAAFKRMSIDKIIPVEKLVKGKFQDNFEFVQWFKKFFDANYDGKEYEPLLARQGQDVAPSPNPGDHFIHRPKRNPGPQRTSPTVPKNMPTPQRVQHPTPAMRKAPSLSRNGGSDAEIVELNQQLMELKLTVDGLEKERDFYFSKLRDIELICQEHESENNPVLSKIIHILYATEDGFAPPEDEDLDEQAHLDQDEY from the exons ATGGCAGTGAATGTGTACGCAACATCCGTCTCCATTGACAACCTCAGCCGACATGACATGCTGGCATGGGTCAACGATTCTTTGCATCTCACCTACACCAAGATCGAACAGCTGTGTTCAG GAGCGGCGTATTGCCAGTTCATGGACATGTTGTTTCCAGGATGCATTCTTCTGAAAAAGGTCAAATTTCAAGCCAAACTGGAGCATGAATTTATACACAACTTCAAAGTTCTCCAAGCAGCTTTTAAAAGGATGAGCATTGACAAA ATTATTCCTGTAGAAAAGCTCGTAAAAGGGAAATTCCAGGACAACTTTGAATTTGTGCAGTGGTTCAAGAAGTTCTTTGATGCCAATTACGACGGGAAGGAGTACGAACCTTTACTAGCCAGACAGGGGCAGGACGTGGCCCCTTCCCCCAATCCAGGTGATCACTTTATCCACAGACCAAAGAGAAATCCAG GACCTCAGCGGACATCTCCAACAGTTCCCAAAAACATGCCAACACCACAGCGGGTCCAGCACCCCACTCCCGCCATGAGGAAGGCTCCATCCTTGTCTAGAAATGGGGGCAGCGACGCTGAGATCGTGGAGCTAAATCAACAG CTGATGGAGTTGAAGTTGACTGTAGATGGTCtagagaaggagagagacttCTATTTCAGCAAACTACGGGACATCGAGCTGATCTGCCAGGAACACGAGAGCGAAAACAACCCCGTCCTCAGCAAGATAATCCACATTCTCTACGCAACAGAG GATGGTTTTGCACCTCCAGAAGACGAAGACCTCGATGAACAAGCTCATCTGGACCAGGATGAATACTGA
- the mapre3a gene encoding microtubule-associated protein RP/EB family member 3a isoform X2 — MAVNVYATSVSIDNLSRHDMLAWVNDSLHLTYTKIEQLCSGAAYCQFMDMLFPGCILLKKVKFQAKLEHEFIHNFKVLQAAFKRMSIDKIIPVEKLVKGKFQDNFEFVQWFKKFFDANYDGKEYEPLLARQGQDVAPSPNPGPQRTSPTVPKNMPTPQRVQHPTPAMRKAPSLSRNGGSDAEIVELNQQLMELKLTVDGLEKERDFYFSKLRDIELICQEHESENNPVLSKIIHILYATEDGFAPPEDEDLDEQAHLDQDEY, encoded by the exons ATGGCAGTGAATGTGTACGCAACATCCGTCTCCATTGACAACCTCAGCCGACATGACATGCTGGCATGGGTCAACGATTCTTTGCATCTCACCTACACCAAGATCGAACAGCTGTGTTCAG GAGCGGCGTATTGCCAGTTCATGGACATGTTGTTTCCAGGATGCATTCTTCTGAAAAAGGTCAAATTTCAAGCCAAACTGGAGCATGAATTTATACACAACTTCAAAGTTCTCCAAGCAGCTTTTAAAAGGATGAGCATTGACAAA ATTATTCCTGTAGAAAAGCTCGTAAAAGGGAAATTCCAGGACAACTTTGAATTTGTGCAGTGGTTCAAGAAGTTCTTTGATGCCAATTACGACGGGAAGGAGTACGAACCTTTACTAGCCAGACAGGGGCAGGACGTGGCCCCTTCCCCCAATCCAG GACCTCAGCGGACATCTCCAACAGTTCCCAAAAACATGCCAACACCACAGCGGGTCCAGCACCCCACTCCCGCCATGAGGAAGGCTCCATCCTTGTCTAGAAATGGGGGCAGCGACGCTGAGATCGTGGAGCTAAATCAACAG CTGATGGAGTTGAAGTTGACTGTAGATGGTCtagagaaggagagagacttCTATTTCAGCAAACTACGGGACATCGAGCTGATCTGCCAGGAACACGAGAGCGAAAACAACCCCGTCCTCAGCAAGATAATCCACATTCTCTACGCAACAGAG GATGGTTTTGCACCTCCAGAAGACGAAGACCTCGATGAACAAGCTCATCTGGACCAGGATGAATACTGA